One window of the Eucalyptus grandis isolate ANBG69807.140 chromosome 6, ASM1654582v1, whole genome shotgun sequence genome contains the following:
- the LOC120294936 gene encoding uncharacterized protein LOC120294936 yields MEHLRLNGAYLGLTTLDLLENLTPWIQMKLFCGSCNASLSLLHSKGQSACHLRLPIRVSLVETRDMFRICCIRSVPCKFWPLFDKLHVLDINKETDCILWNETSKHCKTTMDLSLGIYGAKLMLVSLRRFSKCGEGYRLYSESQNFGWRVWLHSWCRVS; encoded by the exons ATGGAGCACCTGAGATTGAATGGAGCATATTTGGGATTGACCACTCTAGATCTTCTTGAAAACTTGACACCGTGGATTCAAATGAAGTTGTTTTGTGGATCCTGCAATGCTAGCTTGAGTCTG CTTCACTCTAAGGGACAAAGTGCATGTCACCTACGGCTGCCTATACGAGTGTCTTTGGTGGAAACACGGGACATGTTCCGCATCTGCTGTATACGCTCGGTGCCGTGCAAGTTTTGGCCCCTTTTTGACAAGTTACATGTTCTTGACAtcaacaaggagacagattgtATCCTTTGGAATGAA ACATCAAAGCACTGCAAAACGACGATGGATCTTTCTCTGGGGATATATGGGGCGAAGTTGATGCTCGTTTCCCTCCGAAGATTCAGTAAATGTGGAGAAGGCTATAGGTTATATAGTGAGTCGCAAAACTTTGGATGGCGGGTTTGGTTGCACTCCTGGTGCAGAGTCTCATGA
- the LOC104455309 gene encoding disease resistance protein RUN1-like, translating into MANSETVTSTSNTVGGEYQVFLSFRGPDTRLSFTNILHDALLDAGIRVFIDDVGLQPGEKISNLLQVIDNCKLYIPIFSKDYASSHWCLDELAKMVENTSKHKEDGKEKVILPIFYDVKPKDVKLQTPLYKDVISNLEQEMDDQEHKFSSENIKTWRESLVEVGGIKGWEVEKHSSSPKLIQAIVDKVVAKLKTKRRRVTGDFVGMEDQIANIKKLLDIDSGDVRFIGIYGMGGIGKTTLAKIIFNELCPRFGRNCSFLDDVRETAKNKNIVKLQKKLLSDISYSRVAQNIDNIDEGIGTIEETISNKKVLIVLDDVDEANQILQLIGEKSLHRGSRILVTTRDKNVLTNRKLKYEFKDYEMMGLEGEDALKLFSRHAFNDDSPPADYCTLSKRIVDTTCGLPLALQAIGSSLFGKKREIWEEWLERLQKTPHEDVLAKLKISYDALHQNEKQIFLDIACYFAGENKTNPMYVWKDCNLYPEDAMDVLMNRCMIKELDNNSLWMHDQFRDLGRKIAREERIGLWDEDDIIRELRSMEIKESVQALNLPWNDLPWNDFDRDMTVTSEQIKRFPRLRFLSLPGVTYRGDFTGCLSELKWIRLNYFYRIEVLRNIGGSINQHLEATNFLHLENVVVANLDGIEITKDVLDSLIKGARKLTVLTIRYNALISETPTFPEYSNLKKLTIKSFGSLMKIDRSIGKLRWLIDLTFEHCCSIKKLPEQIGELQNLQCLCLQQCFGLIELPASVSKIKSLTELDVSHTKIMKLPDTIGELPNLSSLNVSSTPIVEMPSTMSKFRQLQTLDMDYCHKIQELPKLPISLTTLRLSSRSLQIVPNLSYLTNIVELLLSDGYEERYGVIDRYGIINTNEGRDPSNEFQTGDLGWIGSLTKLSNLLVCFTNVRAPTTELGSLSLLKELTLQGQDLPTFKHLPSNLIVLKLYETGGNKYTSMGFLHRKRRLHSFQQVWENRKKTRSPSNLMFNLSMS; encoded by the exons ATGGCAAACTCAGAGACAGTGACGAGCACCAGCAACACGGTAGGAGGTGAATACCAGGTTTTCCTGAGTTTTAGAGGGCCTGATACTCGTCTTTCATTCACCAATATCCTCCACGACGCCTTGTTAGATGCCGGGATTCGTGTTTTCATCGATGACGTAGGGCTTCAACCTGGTGAAAAAATTAGCAACCTTCTGCAAGTGATTGACAATTGCAAGCTttacatacccatcttctccaaAGATTACGCTTCAAGTCACTGGTGCCTTGACGAGCTTGCGAAAATGGTGGAGAACACCTCTAAACATAAAGAAGATGGGAAAGAGAAGGTCATATTGCCCATCTTCTATGACGTGAAGCCCAAAGATGTGAAGCTGCAAACACCGTTATACAAGGATGTCATATCGAATTTGGAGCAAGAGATGGACGATCAGGAGCATAAGTTCAGCTCCGAGAATATAAAGACGTGGCGGGAGTCTCTCGTAGAAGTTGGTGGCATCAAGGGATGGGAGGTGGAGAAACATTCAAG CTCTCCAAAACTCATCCAGGCTATTGTTGACAAGGTTGTGGCCAAGCTCAAGACAAAACGGAGACGTGTAACCGGAGATTTCGTTGGAATGGAAGATCAAATAGCAAACATAAAGAAATTATTAGACattgattctggtgatgtgcgGTTCATTGGAATCTACGGGATGGGCGGCATCGGTAAAACAACACTCGCCAAGATTATCTTCAACGAACTATGTCCTCGATTTGGCAGAAACTGCAGCTTTCTTGATGACGTGAGGGAAACGGCAAAAAACAAGAACATAGTCAAgctgcaaaagaaattattgtctGATATCTCTTATTCTAGAGTGGCTCAGAATATTGataacattgatgaagggattggtacgattgaagaAACAATTTCCAACAAGAAGGTGCTAATTGTattggatgatgttgatgagGCCAACCAGATCCTACAACTAATCGGAGAGAAATCTTTGCATCGAGGTAGTAGAATACTCGTTACCACTAGGGACAAGAACGTTTTGACTAACAGGAAACTTAAGTATGAATTTAAGGATTATGAAATGATGGGGTTGGAAGGTGAAGATGCACTTAAACTTTTTAGTAGGCATGCCTTCAATGACGACTCTCCTCCAGCTGATTATTGTACTCTTTCAAAGCGCATTGTCGATACTACATGTGGACTACCTTTAGCTCTTCAAGCAATTGGTTCatcactttttgggaaaaagagagagatatggGAAGAGTGGCTAGAGAGGCTACAGAAAACACCTCATGAGGATGTCTTGGCAAAGCTAAAGATTAGCTATGATGCCTTACATCAGAATGAAAAACagatatttcttgatattgcatgcTATTTCGCTGGTGAGAATAAGACTAATCCAATGTACGTGTGGAAAGATTGTAATTTGTACCCAGAGGATGCCATGGATGTCCTCATGAACAGATGCATGATAAAGGAGTTAGACAATAATAGCCTTTGGATGCACGATCAATTTAGAGACCTTGGAAGGAAAATTGCCAGAGAAGAGCGTATCGGATTGTGGGATGAAGACGACATCATTCGCGAATTAAGATCAATGGAG ATCAAAGAAAGCGTTCAAGCACTCAATTTGCCATGGAATGACTTGCCATGGAATGATTTCGATCGTGATATGACTGTCACTTCGGAGCAAATTAAACGGTTTCCACGTTTGCGGTTTCTTTCATTGCCTGGTGTAACCTACCGAGGTGACTTTACGGGCTGTCTTTCTGAGTTGAAATGGATCCGTTTGAATTACTTTTATAGAATCGAAGTATTGAGAAATATCGGAGGATCTATAAATCAACATTTGGAGGCAACCAATTTCTTGCATCTAGAAAACGTGGTTGTGGCGAATCTTGATGGGATTGAAATCACAAAAGATGTGTTAGATAGCCTAATCAAG GGGGCAAGGAAATTGACGGTTCTCACTATTCGGTATAATGCTTTGATAAGTGAGACACCAACCTTTCCCGAgtattcaaatttaaagaagTTGACTATTAAGTCTTTTGGATCTTTAATGAAAATTGATCGTTCTATTGGGAAACTGAGGTGGCtgattgacttgacttttgagcATTGttgttcaattaaaaaattgcctGAACAAATTGGAGAGTTACAAAATTTGCAGTGCCTCTGTCTTCAGCAATGTTTCGGGTTGATTGAACTCCCCGCCTCAGTTTCGAAAATAAAGTCATTAACAGAGCTGGATGTATCAcacacaaaaattatgaaattaccGGATACCATTGGTGAACTACCAAACTTGTCGTCTCTCAATGTATCATCCACCCCAATTGTGGAAATGCCCAGTACAATGAGCAAGTTTCGTCAACTCCAAACACTGGACATGGATTACTGTCATAAGATACAAGAGTTGCCAAAGCTCCCCATAAGTTTGACCACTTTACGGCTTAGTTCTCGTTCCCTGCAAATTGTCCCTAACCTCTCATACCTTACTAATATAGTTGAACTGCTCCTATCTGATGGCTATGAAGAGAGATACGGCGTCATAGACAGATACGGCATCATAAACACAAATGAAGGTAGAGACCCATCGAATGAATTCCAAACTGGCGACTTGGGGTGGATTGGGAGTTTAACCAAATTGAGCAACCTGCTCGTCTGCTTTACAAATGTTCGCGCACCAACTACAGAGTTGGGTTCCCTTTCTCTGCTGAAAGAACTTACTCTACAGGGACAAGACTTGCCAACTTTCAAACACCTCCCGTCAAATTTGATAGTTTTAAAGCTCTACGAAACTGGAGGAAACAAGTACACCTCGATGGGCTTCCTCCATCGGAAAAGGAGACTCCATTCCTTCCAACAAGTTTGGGAAAATCGAAAGAAAACAAGGTCTCCGAGCAACTTGATGTTCAATCTCTCGATGTCTTAA